In a genomic window of Neisseria flavescens:
- a CDS encoding aromatic amino acid transaminase, giving the protein MYRHVEYYPGDPILSLVETFKRDERPEKVNLSIGIYFDDEGKMPVLESVRRAEAVRAAVPRPSPYLPMEGLDTYRSAVQRLLFGNDNPALAEGRIATVQTLGGSGALKVGADFLHRWFPDAKAYVSDPTWDNHKGIFEGAGFEVGTYPYYNPETVGVKFEEMTAFFKTLPENSVLILHPCCQNPTGVDMSQAQWDEVLDIIKTHKLIPFMDIAYQGFGEDLDSDAYAIRKAVEMGLPLFVSNSFSKNLSLYGERVGGLSVVCPNKEEAELVFGQLKFTVRRIYSSPAAHGAYIASDVMNSDDLRALWENEVYAMRDRIRAMRQKLYDVLTAKIPNRDFSYFIKQRGMFSYTGLTVEQVHRLRDEFAVYLLDSGRMCVAGLNASNIDYVAEAFAKVLQ; this is encoded by the coding sequence ATGTACCGTCATGTCGAGTATTATCCGGGCGACCCGATTTTGAGTTTGGTTGAAACCTTCAAACGCGACGAGCGTCCTGAAAAAGTCAATTTGAGCATAGGCATTTATTTTGATGATGAAGGCAAAATGCCGGTTTTGGAATCTGTCCGCCGGGCAGAGGCAGTGCGTGCGGCCGTACCGCGACCATCTCCTTATCTGCCGATGGAAGGTTTGGACACTTATCGAAGCGCGGTTCAGCGTTTGTTGTTTGGCAACGATAATCCGGCATTGGCAGAAGGACGCATTGCGACCGTACAGACTTTAGGCGGCTCGGGGGCGTTGAAAGTCGGTGCCGACTTTTTGCACCGTTGGTTCCCTGATGCAAAAGCCTATGTCAGCGATCCGACGTGGGACAACCATAAAGGCATTTTTGAAGGCGCAGGTTTTGAGGTGGGGACGTACCCTTATTACAACCCTGAAACCGTCGGCGTGAAATTTGAAGAAATGACTGCGTTTTTCAAAACATTGCCGGAAAACAGCGTCTTGATCTTGCACCCATGCTGTCAAAACCCGACCGGCGTAGATATGTCGCAAGCGCAATGGGATGAGGTATTGGACATCATCAAAACGCACAAGCTGATTCCGTTTATGGATATTGCCTATCAAGGTTTCGGTGAGGATTTGGACAGCGATGCGTATGCGATCCGTAAAGCCGTCGAAATGGGTCTGCCTTTGTTTGTCAGCAACTCTTTCTCGAAAAACCTGTCGCTGTACGGCGAGCGCGTCGGCGGTTTGAGCGTAGTGTGTCCCAATAAGGAAGAAGCAGAGCTGGTGTTCGGACAGTTGAAATTTACCGTCCGCCGCATTTATTCCAGCCCTGCCGCGCATGGTGCATACATCGCTTCTGATGTGATGAACAGCGATGATTTGCGCGCTTTGTGGGAAAACGAAGTTTACGCCATGCGCGACCGCATCCGTGCCATGCGTCAGAAACTTTATGATGTTTTGACGGCCAAAATCCCCAATCGCGATTTCAGCTATTTCATCAAACAGCGCGGCATGTTCAGCTATACAGGCCTGACCGTAGAGCAGGTACACCGCCTGCGCGACGAGTTTGCCGTTTATCTGCTTGATTCGGGCAGGATGTGTGTGGCCGGTTTGAATGCATCGAATATCGATTATGTGGCCGAGGCATTTGCCAAAGTGTTGCAATAG